A stretch of DNA from Deinococcota bacterium:
CGTCGCCTTGCGCGTCAACCGCGGCATGAATGCGCTCGGCTTGGCCGACGGAATCAGGGTCGAAGGTGCAGACGATCACCCCTGCGTGGTCAGGGTGTTCGCGGTGCAGCCGGATGAAATGCTTGCGGTTGAGGGTGAGAACGGCGCGCTCCCGGCTTGTCGCAAAAGCCAGCACCTCCTCG
This window harbors:
- a CDS encoding DUF5615 family PIN-like protein; this encodes YADENFPLPVVEALRGFGHDVLTVLEAGKAEQAVSDEEVLAFATSRERAVLTLNRKHFIRLHREHPDHAGVIVCTFDPDSVGQAERIHAAVDAQGDVLGQILRVNRPA